TTGGTGTTGTTTTGACTTGCAGGTGATTGCTGAGGCTGTCAGGACCACCCTGGGGCCCAGGGGGATGGACAAGCTGATGGTGGATGGaagaggtgaggaaagagagatTGTAAAGCTCAGAGTAAGCCGTTAGTTGTTCAGCAGCACAACTAGATaaatgtgtggttttttttacacGTTTTACAGGTAAAGCCACGATCTCCAATGACGGTGCCAccatcctgaagctgctggacgTTGTTCACCCTGCAGCCAAGACTCTGGTAGACATCGCCCGCTCCCAGGACGCTGAGGTGAGTTGGGTTGTTTGAGGCCTTAGCGCACGTCTAAAACCTGCCACGAGTTTCACCTCGATGCCATATTTCTGTCCACCGTCAGGTTGGAGACGGCACCACCTCCGTCACCCTCCTGGCCGCCGAgttcctgaagcagctgaagccGTACGTGGAGGAGGGCCTCCACCCTCAGACCATCATCAGAGCTTTCAGAACCGCCACCAACCTCGCCGTCAACAAGATCAAAGAGATCTCCGTCTCTGTGAAGAAAGACGACAAACAGTGAGTggcgtcttctttttttttttttttttcactgttaacTGCAGAGATCCGGGTTCTTAATTGTTTGTCCGCCCTCTCAGAGAGCAGAggcagctgctggagaaatgtgCAGCCACGGCTCTGAACTCCAAGCTCATCGCCGGTCAGAAAGACTTCTTCTCCAAAATGGTGGTGGATGCCGTCATGtctctggatgagctgctgtcTTTGAAGATGATCGGCGTCAAGAAGGTGCAGGGCGGAGCCCTCGAGGTATGTGAAGTAAAGACGTTTGAttcttcactttttcatttGCTTGATCTCATCTTGAGACTTACAACTTTGTGCATGCAGGATTCCCAGCTGATCTCCGGAGTTGCCTTCAAGAAAACGTTCTCCTACGCCGGGTTTGAGATGCAGCCCAAACGCTACGACAACCCAAAGATCGCTCTGCTCAacgtggagctggagctgaaggcTGAGAAGGACAACGCGGAGGTCCGCGTGAAATCTGTGGAGGTACAGTGTGAAAAGTTCAGCCCCCGACACTTCTGAGTGATGACAAAGTCCCCGTGGACTTGAGTTTTTATCGTCTATGCCGTCCTGCAGGACTACCAGGCCATCGTGGACGCAGAGTGGAACATCCTGTACGACAAACTGGAGAAGATCTACCAGTCCGGGGCCAAAGTGGTTCTGTCCAAGTTACCCATCGGCGACGTGGCCACCCAGTACTTCGCTGACAGAGACCTGTTCTGTGCAGGCagggtgcaggaggaggacctgaggaggaCCATGATGGTGAGACTCAACAACCTTTCAGAATTCAGAGCAAAGAAATCACTGCAAAGCAGTTGTATTTTGgattttattaataataataagaaaaatgaATTGGTTGAAACAGTTTCTAATGTCACCATGTTGAATGATTGACTGCATGAATCCCGGGTTTATTGGTACTTGACTGTGTGTTCTGATTGTCCTGGGTTAAAACCAGGCAAAAGGAATTTTTGTTAAGTTCGTGCCTGATGTTCCCATCAGGCCTGTGGCGGCTCCATCCAGACGTCTGTGGGCGCGATGACGGACGACGTCCTGGGACAGTGTGAGCTGTTTGAGGAGGTCCAGGTGGGAGGAGAGAGGTGAGAGCGCCTAGTTTAGTATTCGGTTTAAAGTTCGTCTTCCGTCAATGTTGGTTAGATGATTTATATGcagaatattttgtttttcaaacgcTCACGAACACACTTTTGGCTTTACTGTGCAGGTACAACTTCTTCAAAGGCTGTCCGAAGGCCAAGACGTGCACCATCATCCTGAGGGGCGGGGCCGAGCAGTTcacagaggagacggagcggTCGCTGCACGACGCCATCATGATCGTCCGCAGAGCCATCAAGGTCAGAAACGAGCTTCACCTCACCTGTGGATGAACCCAACCAACCTGTTCCTCTCTGCCGTGATCggttcatttgtttatttgcactgcGGAGTCtcaagaaaagtgtttttgttgttgtatcgCCAGAATGACTCCATTGTCGCGGGTGGAGGAGCCATCGAGATGGAGCTCTCCAAGTACCTGCGCGATTACTCTCGGACCATCCCCggaaagcagcagctcctgatcgGAGCGTACGCCAAGGCCCTGGAGGTCATCCCCCGGCAGCTGTGCGACAACGCCGGCTTCGACGCCACCAACATCCTGAACAAGCTGCGGGCCAAACACGCACAGGTAGGCAGCGCTTCGCCGTCACGCACACTCCCGAGTCGAAGGAGTCCGCCTCATTCGTGTGTCTGGCCTCAGGGCGGCATGTGGTACGGCGTGGACATCAACAACGAGGACATCGCCGACAACTTCGTGGCCTGCGTGTGGGAGCCGTCCATTGTGCGCATCAACGCGCTGACGGCGGCGTCGGAGGCGGCGTGCCTCATCCTGTCCGTGGACGAGACCATCAAGAATCCCCGCAGCAGCATGGACGGGCCCCCGGGCGGCGGCAGGGGCCGAGGCCGCGGCCGACCCCATGCCCACtaaagaggaaacaggaagcgacGCTCCATTTTACCCCAGCGTTAAAATCCAAATGCCAGAAAGGCCGCGCGCTGTTTGCTCCCCTTGATGACATTTGGATTTGAATTCTAGTTAAAATGAGGCGTTTCTGTAAAGCAGTCAGACACATTGATAGCGGCGGGTGTGACACAAACTAAAAGAGGTTCAAAAAGGTCATCGGGCaggtaaaatgtttctgtttgacgTCTGTAGTATTTTCTCTGTTATTCCCACTcaagtgtaataataatacgtttcacatttcaagtgaaagcggGATGACCACGGCGCTCTCTTGGTTTCGAAGCACTCCTGCCACCTTGGGGCCAGATCTCTCGTCTGAGCCCAAGGAGCCGGTTCCGACTTCTGATCTGGTTTAGTGTTACTGATGAGTAACATGGGAAGTAAAGCACTGACGGGATGCCGAGCTGTTCTGAACCGCCACGCTGTGTGAAGCTTATTTATTGGACCATTCTTATCAATAAATCCACAGCTGAAATCAAACCGACTCTTCTGTCTGCGTGTTAGTGATCAGTCACAGCTGTGGGGGGGGAGAAGAGACTGAGTGTTGATCTCTGACATAAATGCACTTTTTGCCACTTAATACATAAATGTGAGTACACTTTAATCGCACATTAAAAATATTAGACGGCTGGAACTCCAAACCTGCTGTGATCGGCGTTTCCCACTGATACTAAGACTGAAGGTGCTCCTCAAAGAAATCATCCCACCAGTTTCTAAAGTATACATTACATTTTTGGTTTTCTCCTCCCAGACAGATTCACATATACAAAAGTTTCTCAGTTGCTCTGAGAGTGAATGAAaagttgaaacattttcacaattttgtCTGAAATCAATCGACACAGCTAGACATTGTAGGAAACTTTGAAATATATAAGAGTCCAAAGCCGTACTCGAACGccttgaggattttttttggcTTGAGGGGGAAGTTTTGCCTCGCCACCACTGGGTGGAGCTCTTTCTTGTCCAGCTGCAGGTGGTGGGATGAAGATTTCCTTCATGGGTGATGAAATAATAAACTGAGGTATTGTTGATAATGTGAGTAATGATGAGTGACTCTCACTCTAGGTAGTATTCTGTGTCAGGCAGAGTTTCTCCTGCGAGGCTCATGgaggtttgtgttttgttagtaCTCAGCCTCTGGAGGTTCCACAGGGTTCAAAAACATTTAGAATGTAGTCAGTGAAAGCATCAGAGGAGTTGCTAACAGAAGCTCCAAtgagtgaaaaataaaagccGAAATGTCTGATTAGTGGATAAAGTTTCTCGACATCCCCTCCCAAAGTACCGCTTTTTCTTGAAACCCCTCCCcactcttcctgctgctcctcagtttGACAGGAAGTCGATGGAAGCTCGGACGGAGCGGCCGGACATGATGTCGACGGCCGTCACTTTGATCTCGGTGTCTCCGAACTGCATGGTCGCCCTGATCTCCCTCCTCTccgggcctcctcctcctcctcctcctcctcccctcgctGCCGCTCCCGCCGGCGGCAGAGGTTCCGGCAGGTCCAGAGTGATGGTGCCGCACTTCCTGACCCCGGGGTCCGAGATGTACGTGACGTCGTCCGTGGCGCTGCAGTAGATGTTGATGATGATCTTGCGCTGGCCCAGGCGGGCGGGCGTGTAGCTCCGCCGCACCGCCTCGCCGAGCGCCACCGACTGGTCCACGGAGACGAAGCGGTCCAGGATGTCGGTGCACCACTCGCGCCCGTCCTTCACCAGCAGCTTGTCGCGGGGGTGGCGTCCCTCCACGAACCGGTTCAGGACGCCCACGCCGTAGGTCAGAGGGCACCGCCGCACTCGGACCTGCCACAAGAAAGCTGGTTAGACGCCGTCTGAAGGCTTTTTCGCCGTTTTTTTTCTCGAGCTCCTCACCACCGTGGGGTCCAGACCGAACAGCACGGCGCCCTTCAGGATGGTCAGGCCCACGTCATGGGGGATGATGATCCGACACGTCCTGCCCAGGGCCTTCTGGACCGCTCTCTGCAGCATGGGTGACTCCGCGAACCCGCCAACCAGGAAGAGGAACCGCACGCCGCGCACCTCCGGCTTGGCCATCAGCTCCTCTGTCGATAAAGAGTACCAAAAAATGTTTCAGACAGAGAGATGAAAACACTCAGGTCAGCTCAGGCCAAACAGTCAGCTCCAATCTGTCGTGGCTTCAGGAGCTCAAGTCTGCATTTCTcagctgctctttggaagaagcTTTGAAACCGAGCAGCTCGGTCTTGTTGCAGCGACACGACTTCAAAAGCCGAGTCCCTCGAACAGCCACATGCTCCCAAGTTTTCCCTTCAactggaaacatgtttttttgccTTCTCTTTTCTGACATTCGCTCAGCTAAAAACAACGCCAGGCCCCGGTTCTGAACGTACCGCTGGAATGTGTCTGATCTAAACCAGGCACTGCGCATTTTCCTGCCTCAACTTTAACTTGATGagcgtggaaaaaaaacagaaaatcacaaaacaaaatgaggTCACCATCGTTTTGAATGGAAAGCAGttgcttcagttttttcttttatacagTTTGATACTGTATTTATATCTTTTCCATTTTGTATGAACAGAACTTCAAATTATGAGTCCAGTGTGAaattttgctcttttttctctttaaagcaTGTTTGAGCTCAGTGATTTTCTTTGTCTGCCCATAAGATTCTACCAAAAACCACAAAGAATTTAGCTTCTTAAAGAGGGTCCTGTTGTTTTCCTTGCTGTATTTCTTTCCCGTCGTCCAGCCGTCTTCAGTTCCACTTGATGCAGCGTGGGGTCAAAGGACACTGCAgctctttgtgttgtgtgtaaTTTAACTACAATGCTGAGCTTGATGCTTCAGCCTGCTGTTCAAACTCGCTTCGCACCGAGATGATGAAGCTGGCGTCAAATTACAGGGATTCATGGCGGTATGGTGGCAGCCTTGTTGCGATTATTTAGCTTCTTTAGGAAATGAGGAGAAAGAAGGTTTTTCAGTGACGTTTCCCTGAAAAACCGATCCATCAGTTTGTACAGAAAGCATGCgaaaagaaaaatccttttttcatgACTGCACATGTTTCTCACCGATGTGTTTGACAATGTTGATGATGGTGGGCTGGAAGAGCTCGTTCATGGCTTCCTGCGTGAGCCGCAGCATCCCCTGTGAAGACCACTTCACGATGTTCATgctgagatacacacacacacacacacacgagagggGGAATTTAAACGGTGATAAATAAAAGCGGGTATTAATCAGACGTCTGGACCACCACCCCTCAGCTCTTACTTGCTCCTCCTCAGGGCGGCCTCCACGCTCTGCCCTCTGTGCCGCTTGTAGTAATCGATGAAAGAGAACGGCAGGGAGATGTTGAGGGCGTTGGCCCTGCCCGGGGACGCCGTCCGCTTCCTGGCCTCGAAGGCGATGGTGAGGTCCACCCAGGCCGCCGGCCGCTTGGCTTTGAAACTCTGGATGAAGTCCTCGCCGAAGATCTGGCACAGCATGGCTTCAAAGGCGAGGTCCACGCCGACGGCGCCGTAGGGGCCGCCTGGGGAAAGCATGCGGCGGCGTGAGGAACCGCGGAGGACTACCCGAGCGTTAGATCTGAGAGATTGTATACCTGAGGCCTTGTAGAGCTCCTTCAGCGTTCCCTGCGGCTGCTCGATCTGATGGACGGTCAGGTCAACGGTTCCTCCCCCGCAGTCCGCCACAACATACCTGTCACCTTCAGAAGGAGGCACAGCTGTGAGCTGTCGAACATCGTGCACTCCCGTCTCAGACACACAACCATCGGCTTCATCGGAGGAAGGAAATATTAGACAGCGAGAACAGCAAGCGCACATAAAATTGCCGGAGGAAAATGACTCTGATAATGCGTCCTCATCTTTTAGTTTCCCCTGAAACTCGTCAACTCCTGCAGCCTCGCAAATGTAAACAACGGCCAGGCCCCTGTGATTGCTGCGCTCACTCCGAGTGTTTACGATGGGTTCAGAGATAAGGGCTCAGGTCTCAGTGAAGCCGGCCTGACCCCAGGTGACCAAACCAGAGCGAGAGCGAGGAAGAAAAGTGTGGAGAAtagaaatgaactgaaataaaacataaaacgcAGAGGAAGGAGACAAAAGAGGGTTTCTACTTCTTTTTGGTATGTTTACAGTGCAGATTGAGAGAGTCCCATGGGCTGGgtccttcctgtgtgtgtgtgtgtgtgtgtgtgtggacaggaaaGGGAGCAGAGAGGGTCAGCAGGGGCGCGTGGCTCCTCAGATTGTTGTCACGGctcaacagaaacatttttaagCTCGTCTGAAGCAGGCAGAGTTTTTTTAGTCCTTACACCAAAACGCTCTTCCAGCCCTGGTCTCATCCACTCTGAGATAAACTGTAAAACATTACAAGATttcaaaacacttcatttttctgtgtgttttctaaagCTGTCTGCTGAAAGTGATTCGGAGTAAACACACTCCAAGCAAAGTGCTCACTCCTGTGTTTACTTAACCTTCAAAGGGAACCTTTCCTTAGTCAGATGTTTAAGTATCTTCTATTCCTccatttatctctctctctcttgttgttgttgttgttgttgttgttgttgttgttgtaaggCACTTTGTGGCTGAAAGGTTTCCCGAAGCGAATGAAATCCCCACAGCCGGATGAGTGTGGAGTGTGCGCGGGGCCGAAATGGAAACCCCACAATAATAATTTAGAGAAGACCCCGATTACATCAACACCGGCGCGCCGCTGGCTCAAACACAGCTGCACCAACCACCTGACTCATTACCGTGCGGTTCACTTGTTTTCTAGTTTACAGAAGCTGCAAACATATCAGATCAGAGTGCAGACATGCAAACGGCAGGCgtgaaattaacaaaaaaacaaaatagaaaaaaaaaaaaaaacgagctcATCTGCTGGGGTTCAAGGTCAAAATCATCCAGATGTGCCACATGTGGGGTCCGTCAGTCACAGCCGGCCTCACCTGTCTGCAGCTCGGACCACAGCTCTCCAGTCCCACTCTCCACCAGGAAGGTCCTGCTGTGCCTGGACCGCCTCAGCTGCTCCCtggctgcaacacacacacacacacacacacacacacacacacacacacacacacacacacacacacacacacacacacacacacacacacacacacacacacacacatttcttcacaCCTGACGCACTCGCATGCGATTCCTCTCGCATGAATTAGGCCGTCACTGCTTCGTtttgtgaacacacacaggGCAGTTGTACAGGAATGTGTGTGGATCGTCTCCAGCTGTGCGTCTTCAGTCATcaagcctttttcttttttcccctcagtgtAAACACATCCATTGCCTGTGTGATTAATGCTCGGTTCACATACATTTCCAATATAATGTTTCTAATTTATGCCACACAGTTGACCACATCTTCAGAACATGAATCTTCAGGATTCAAGAGAAGCGAGGAAAAACATTCGGCACCAGTGTTTTCGCCTGACAGGGGTAATTTGCTGGAAAAGAGGAATCCGCTGGGGTGTCCACTCTGTATTTGTTTCTCGATGTGTAAACAGTGTGACGGGCAGGTTAAGAGCGTGGACGGAGGCCAACGAAAACAGAGCGCGCTCGCGCCACGGCTGGCAGAGCTACAGCCGAGCAGATGCACTTAAATGCCTCCACGCACGCAGCGAGCACAGAAAATGAGACGCAGCAGCTCGGAGAACAACATGCGAACCGATGAAAAGAATGGAGCAAGAAAGGAAAATTTATAGAAAGGATATTTCTCAGGGGTGTAGAGAAACTAAGTCCTCATAAAATAGATTGCActgatttttttctcacaagCAAATGTTTGAAAGTATTTTAAAATTGGCTTCAGGAAATGTTACGGTTGTTTAAAGGCCCTGCACGGTgcactgtgtgtgcgtgtgtgtgtgtgtgtgtgtgtgcagtaaatGAAGCTAAACACTGAACACCACAATCATACAGGCCCTGATTTTCATCTGTATGTTTGCACGTTTAGGGTGATAAATGAAATGTGTCTGGAAACGATTTACAT
The nucleotide sequence above comes from Salarias fasciatus chromosome 3, fSalaFa1.1, whole genome shotgun sequence. Encoded proteins:
- the hspa12b gene encoding heat shock 70 kDa protein 12B, coding for MADVVQPDSNSLQIPGENASTPSSPATARSECSIMPLTPSPSPRVEVRPKMACPFSVVVAIDFGTTSSGYAFSFTQDSEAIHMMKRWEGGDPGVANQKSPTCLLLTPEVRFHSFGFAARDFYHDLDPEEARHWLYFDKFKMKIHSTSDLTMETELEAVNGRRVRAIEVFAHALHFFREHALKEVKDQSSSVLEGEEIRWVITVPAVWRQPAKQFMREAAYLAGLVSPDCPEQLLIALEPEAASIYCRKLRLHQVIDLSVQPLTNGFDLDGSRPFDSSFRQAREQLRRSRHSRTFLVESGTGELWSELQTGDRYVVADCGGGTVDLTVHQIEQPQGTLKELYKASGGPYGAVGVDLAFEAMLCQIFGEDFIQSFKAKRPAAWVDLTIAFEARKRTASPGRANALNISLPFSFIDYYKRHRGQSVEAALRRSNMNIVKWSSQGMLRLTQEAMNELFQPTIINIVKHIEELMAKPEVRGVRFLFLVGGFAESPMLQRAVQKALGRTCRIIIPHDVGLTILKGAVLFGLDPTVVRVRRCPLTYGVGVLNRFVEGRHPRDKLLVKDGREWCTDILDRFVSVDQSVALGEAVRRSYTPARLGQRKIIINIYCSATDDVTYISDPGVRKCGTITLDLPEPLPPAGAAARGGGGGGGGGPERREIRATMQFGDTEIKVTAVDIMSGRSVRASIDFLSN
- the cct7 gene encoding T-complex protein 1 subunit eta, with the protein product MMPTPVILLKEGTDTSQGIPQLISNINACQVIAEAVRTTLGPRGMDKLMVDGRGKATISNDGATILKLLDVVHPAAKTLVDIARSQDAEVGDGTTSVTLLAAEFLKQLKPYVEEGLHPQTIIRAFRTATNLAVNKIKEISVSVKKDDKQEQRQLLEKCAATALNSKLIAGQKDFFSKMVVDAVMSLDELLSLKMIGVKKVQGGALEDSQLISGVAFKKTFSYAGFEMQPKRYDNPKIALLNVELELKAEKDNAEVRVKSVEDYQAIVDAEWNILYDKLEKIYQSGAKVVLSKLPIGDVATQYFADRDLFCAGRVQEEDLRRTMMACGGSIQTSVGAMTDDVLGQCELFEEVQVGGERYNFFKGCPKAKTCTIILRGGAEQFTEETERSLHDAIMIVRRAIKNDSIVAGGGAIEMELSKYLRDYSRTIPGKQQLLIGAYAKALEVIPRQLCDNAGFDATNILNKLRAKHAQGGMWYGVDINNEDIADNFVACVWEPSIVRINALTAASEAACLILSVDETIKNPRSSMDGPPGGGRGRGRGRPHAH